The genomic DNA TTTCATCGTCTTATATACCCAGCATAGAACCTCAATGCGGAGCTAGACAGAGGCCAAGAACCTAGTATAATTTCCCATTGCGACCATGCATTAGCAGGTTAGGACATTACATGTACGATTGCCAACAGACTCGGGCTAGTTTCGGGTCAGAAGGATAGCGAGATCCGCTCCCAGGAAGCGAGCGAACAAGAGTCTACACAACGCTCAACGAAGTGACATCATTGGTGGCCATTATGTGCTTTAACTTTCCGTGGTGAAATTGCATTATTTCCCTAGCGACAGCTTTCAGGATGCCCGGCGGGCAGTTCTGGAAAGGggaagtacggagtatatccaCCGGATTCCGGAGGAAGCATCACTTTCTCCTGCCAAGCATCTCCCCCGCATAATTCGGAGCAAGATCACCCGAAGCATGGACTATGATTATTTCTCATAGTCTACTGAAATTCGTAAGTGGCTTGGCTTGTTGTGGAGGCAGGATGTTCCTCAAACCGAGTCAGGTCAATTCGAGGTTGGTAATGTGTCCTATCTATCGTCCCCAGCATCAGGAACATAGGCTATGTAGTTGATACTTTCCCTCGCGCCTAAGCAATTGATGGGTGTGCCATAAAATGGTTGAGAATAACTATTATGGTCTCTAACGCTTTTTTACCGGCTAAACTGGTCAACGCTCAATGATCTGTGGATTTAACACTTTGacattttctatttctatatatgGAGTCTACCAGTGAAACTCTGTATTCACGTAAGAAGAGAGCAAGTTTGTTACTTCAACAACACAGACTAGTACCCTATTGTATCAGATATCTATGTAAAGCGCCATGGCTACATTAGTTCAACTCCCATCCTTTCACCTCCTTCATCCGCGTAAACCAGTCCCTAACGTACGGGAGCCGCACATGGGGTCCATATGGATCCAGCTCCCATTGTGGGCTTGGAGCAGGAAGTCCAGTCTCTCTCAAACACGAGTCTCTCAATTCCTCCATAGAGCCGCCTCGGTCGTATTCCGGTACCTGGCCTTGCGTATCCCGAGCATCCTTCATACTCTTCCTCAAAGCCACAGTCTCCTCTTCGCATACACTAAGATCATCAGGGTCGACTACTACTCCATAGTTATTCCGAGCCCCATCGATAGTCACCAGCTTCCGGCGAATCTCCAAGGCGACTTTCTCCGCGGGTCGAGTCAGTGGATCTCCCAGTCCGCCGCCACCCCATGTCACCCATTCGAGCAGGTCATCGGGGTCAACGCGAATGTGGTCGCATTTTGAGGGGAGTATCTCAACGGGGGGGTTTTCTCGAGACTTCGAGAATCGGTACAAGATCTTCCGCGAACGGGAGCCTGGTTTGCCACCTCGAATTCCCCATGGCTTTGTAAACCAGCGGTCATCATGCAGACTGAACTCGCCGCGACACAAGAACCGATAGAGCGTGCGTTGCGCGTTACCACCACGGTAGTAGCCCGGCCCTCCACTATCTGGGACACTCTCGTTGGCTTCGATGCGCAGGGGGTAGTTCAGTTCAATGCTTTCTGTAGGGATGGACTTGATTGCCGGAAAGAGGCAATGGCAGTCGAGTCCATCGCCTGCATTCCGAGCTGGCACTCCACCGAATCCAATCTGGTATAACTGGTACCACTCGCCGTCAGGCTTGTATCCGGAGTAGAAGAAATGCGGCGAGTGACTGAAGCCAGCTGCCGCTGCGTATAGCTTATTCTTCTTGCCGATGAGTGCCTGCATCACGTCCATTGTTCTGCCCAGAAGATGTGTACGGCAAGAGATAGCTGCTGGTCTAACCGGCTTCAGCACGCTTCCCTCGGGGATATAGATGTCGATGAGATCATGGAACCCGTCGTTGATCACGGTGCCAGGTGCAGCAGCGGCAATCATGTAGTAACCGATGAACATCTTGAACATCGTTTCTGACAGGTAGAAGTTGATACTATGCTCGCTCTGAGGGGATGTTCCGCTCCAATCGAACAACAGCCGGTTTCcttcgatcttcttcatcgtgcAGGTAAGGGCCCATGGGCCAACTCCATGGCCATCATCGTCCACGAAATCAGTGAACGTGCATGGCTTATCATCAAAGTCTGTCTCGATAATCTTAGCCATTCCTGTACGATTACGAAGAAGTAGCTCTGAGCACGCGGCGAGGTAGATCTGAGATCCAAACCGCGTAGCTAGCTCACAAACGCGGCTGGAGGCAGTTCGACAGGCGGCAATGATTGCCATCAGATCTGACCGGTACCAGTCTGTTTGACGCGAGTTGCGGCAGAGTAGTTCAACCAGATCTGTATTCATGACCCCCTTGGAGTAGAGCTTGATGAGGGGGATCTGGACTCCGTCATCGAAGATGGATGTAGCGTTGATAGACATGCTTCCTGGGACCATACCCCCTACATCAGTTAGATGGCCGAACTGCGACGCCCATCCGATCAGACTACCCTCAAAAAAGATGGGCAAAAGAACAATAACATCGTTCAAGTGTGTAACTGCTCCCTCAATCATGTAGGTGTCATTAGTGATGAAAACATCGCCTTCATGTATAGGTTCTCTCCAAGCTTTAAGGAATTGGGTGATAAAGCTACCAAACTGGCCAACAAGCATCTTTCCATCTGCCGTGGTTATCACATTGAACTCATCCTGTTGCTCACGGATTGCTGGCGACATGCTACAACGGAGCATTAGTGTGTCCATCTCACTTCGGATGGAGGCCAAAGCAGATGCCACAAGCGTTGGGATCAATGGGGTGGATCGAACTGTTTCTTCAGCCTCTTCGGCCGTTTGGCCCTTTGGCTGCTCTCTCTGTTGGTCTCCATCTGGGCGTATCAGAATGTTGCCTATAGCGTCTATCTCTCCGTAGCAACCAGGAAGGATCAGAGTGTTGCTGTCCATTTCAGTAATAATGCAAGGGCCCTGAACACGTACGCCCTGGTAGCTAATCTTTTCACGATCCCAGAGTGTAGCCTCCAGAGTCTTGCCCTCAATGACGATATCTTTCTTGGTTACCATTGCCTCAGCTGGTGGCTTATTAGACGTAACGTCGTTCAGTCGAGGGAGCTCAATGCTCGGGGAGGCGTCAACAGCGACGACCTCGAGTCGCATAAGCTCCAGTTCAAAGTTTGGAAGACAGTATTTGAATTGTTGTTCATGCAACTGATCGAACTTTGCCTGTAACAGTGCCTTCCAGGGCTCATGGTCCAGGGATAGGTCCTCGCTATGCAGGTCCACTGTCAAGTTCAATGCCTGGCCCTTGTACCTGAGGTCCACGTGGTAGCTAATATTGAGCTCCATAGGATGACCGCCGTTGGAGCTTTCCATAGTTGCCCTGCATGCCGTTTTGAGTTCATCAAATCGGGCTTTCACCTCCGAGGGCAATGTCATAGAGAGCAAATGAATGTATGACGATGACTGGGAATGGCTCAACCGGGTAGTAGCATCGCCCAGCGCACATAGGGTACCGGGAGACGGAGGGACGATGACTGGCCATGCTCCGAGAAGCTTTCCGACCGCGTTTGCATGAAGCGGACCTGCACCACCAAACGCAACGAGGGCAAAATCTTTAGGATCATAACCCTGTTCAACAGACACTAAACGCAACGCTCCATACATGGTCTCGTTCACGAGGTTTATGATATCTTCAGCCGTCTGTGTGACGGTGAGCTTCATTTGGGAAGCAATGGTGTCAACAGCAGCGACCGCGGCCTCGACATCCAGTGTGAATTCACCTCCCAGTAGCTTTTCGGGGAGGTATCCGAGGACGAGATTTGCGTCGGTAACGGTGGCTTCAATACCCCCTTTGCGATAACAGGCCGGTCCGGGACTTGCACCTGCACTCTCTGGTCCGACTCTCATTGTTTCAGTGATTCCCATATACTTGGCAATAGAACCACCTCCAGCTCCGACTGTACGAATGTCCACAGCGGGCGAGCGAACAGTTAGGTCACCCACTACTGTCTCGCGACGGAGGCGAGGCTTTCCTTGGTAGATCAAAGCGCAGTCTGTTGATGTACCACCCATATCGAACGTGATAAGATTTTTGTACGGCGTGTTGCGTGTCACAACGTCCGCAACACCTTGGACTCCTCCTGCTGGGCCAGACATCAGGATGTTGACCGGAAGCTCGCCAGCCAGGTCCAAACTAGTCAGACCACCGTCCGACTTAAGGATACGAATTGTATTTCCATCCTCTGCGAGTAGGTCCCGAAGGTTGCCGAGGTAGCTCTGAACAATCGGCTTAACGAGAGCATTGGTACAAGTCGTCACTGTCCGTTCATACTCCCCGACCTCACGAAGGACATCGCCAGAGCAGATGATAGGGATATCCGATCCAAGCTCTTCACGCACGATATCCGCTACCAACAATTCATGCTCATTGTTGCAATGAGAGTTGAGTAGCGAGACCGCCACAGCCTCCGGTCGGTCTTTCCCCCATGCCTTCAACTCAGCACGCAGCGCATCCTTATTCACAGCAATAACCGATTCGCCATTCACGGACATGCGCTCTTGGCATTGAAGCACACGCTCCAGTGGCACGATCGGCTCCGGAGGAGTGTAATGTAACCAGGCACCGAGGCCACCGGGGATTTGGGAGCGACGAACGGCCAAAATATCCTTATGACCTGCAGTGACGATGAGGCCGGTCCGTGCGCCTTTGCCTTGTAGAACGGCGTTTGTGGCGGTTGTTGtgccatggtggatgaaTTGAAACTTTCCGTCCCAGGAGTAGCGGTCTTTGAGTTGCTGGCGAACTTTCTGGATGCCATTCTTGATACCGATGCTTTGGTCCTCAACTGTAGTCGGTACTTTGGCTCTTGCGATTTGTCCGTCGGGCGTAAATGCGCATATATCGGTGAATGTGCCTCCTACGTCCGCTCCGAGTCGATATTCGCCGTGCTCGGTGGCATAGGACATGTTGAACAGAATCAAAGGAGGCTCTCCACAAAAACAGGACAAAACGAGGCTGAGGGGCTTTGCAGTGTAACCTTATTTCTGAAGATAGCGCGGGGCTCGTCGAGCATATAACATAGGCCCACGATGGAACTTCGTGGAAAATTGGCGTAAATCTGGCCTCACAAGGTAAGGTACACGACGCGCCTGGGTATTATGTTGAGGAAATAATTCTTATTTCAGAGACACCGAAATACTTATGTGTCAGGACACCTTACGATTCCCCATTATAATGTGTATGCTAAGAAGCTAGTTCACAATCCCCCTCGGATAGTGTTGTTGGATACTACCCTGCCTCGTTGGACAACGCTACTCTGGACCCGCTCTTGTTTGGCAGGGACACTTATAATATGGTTAATCCTAACCTGGTTGAGTAAACTGGGTGTCAGCCAAACCCACTCGTGGCCGGGACGGGAAAATCCTAACTTATCTTGAACCTACTCTACACAATCAATTGGCTGGAACTACACCACAATTTCAGTTTAGACATCTTTCTAGAGTCAAACCGTTCTGCAGCATTACCCTATAGGCGACTTGGTCACCATTACTTGCCTGACCCCGTCTACAAAAAAGTACAGCTCTACCTATCCAGAGGTAGAGTTGTATCTAAGGTGGGTCAGGCGGGCTTTAGAAATAATAAGCGCAATCCATCGTGGGTTTCACCTGCCCGTCACCCACTTTCAGAAATCAAGAAATCCAGTAGACTTAATAGCTCTTCAATCTCCAGAATCATAAGGAATAGTGCTTCTCTGGGACTGGTCAAGTACAGTGATACATATCTAGCCATGGGTTCTGCCCCTATCACGATCTAAGAACAGATACACCTATTTTTTCATGTCAACCTTAGAAATTAAAGCTACATAACATCTACAAATTTTACAGTGCACACAATTATCCAATTTGCCTATGCTTTGGTATAGGctcttttattttcaacTTTTTATGTCGTTTTCTGTTTTGTCCTAAACCCTCAAGATTTTACTCGAACTCATGTTTAGCATGAAGAGCCCCCGAACAGCACTCAGCCCAACGACTCATTgacccaaaccccaataGTACCAGACTATCACATACTAAGGGCATACCTCTAATTACCTTACCTTATGTGTGACCGTCgtcgctttcttcttttatgAAAAAATTCCACTCAGGTTCTTGAGGAGGGCAATAAGGATTCGGATTCTGAAGCCGACGCCgtacttctgcttcttgcaTCCTCACCGCATCCTCGAGCAAGCCATTTACCATAAGCATGACAGCATTATAGCAAGTCAAAAAGCCTTCGTTATACCAAAGGTTCTGGTATCTCACATATTTGCGACCATCTTCTGGTTTCTCCTGGGCCGGCGTCATTCCGTCCCAGTCGACCCGGACGTCTTCTGGAACACATATCCTAATAATCTCACCAAtgttctgcttctttttccgaGCTTCGAGTTTACGTATTAATTCAAGGGTCTCGTCGTTCTCGTCCTCAATGACCTTAAAATATAAATCGTAATATCCGGGGTTCAATGGAGTAGTTTGGTCAAGTTGACTTTTGTGCGCGGTAAGGCGATCTTTCATCTGTTCGAGCTTATCATAAAATGTATGATATTCCTTCGGAAGTGGAATAAAAACTTCTAAGAATTTGAATCTTGCTGGCTCCCTTGGATTAGATGACCCTGCCATAGTTTCAAGGACGTGAAGTGTTGACAAGTGAAGTAGGGTATGTTCAGGAGATGATCGTATGTTGTAGAGCCCAGAAGGCAACTTACCCAGGCTATATAGACCTTCCTGACTGCACATCCCAAGGAAAGTTACTTAcacctctttttctttgtcgccATCCAAAACACAGATATTTTAATTCATTTCCGATGTAATCTGAGAAAATTCTTTGAGTATGGCGATCAAGGAGGGGACTCCAAACACCCCTTGTATAGCTCATTTTTGTACTGATACTGGTTCGTCGTTCGATTAGCAATCGCTCGTTGTCTCAAGGAAACGGTAGTTTGATGTCAGAGTACTGTGTTCATTATGTATAGACACCTCTCAAAGATCAAGTCCATTGATCCGTGCATCACCTTTGCCGGTATCAGTCGGGTGAACCTTTTCGTCACGGGTATAGGAGGCAGTCTTGCTATTTTCCGCATCTAAGAAAATCGATCAGGGTGCTGAAATGCCAGACTCATTCAATAAGAACATTTGCACGTGGAAAGGGGTTCTTTGTTCCTCTACCAGGGGCTGACCAGCCTGGTATCGGCACTTATCAAACAGTCCAGGTTGTCGTTCTCAAAGGTTTTCTGTGTGAGGTGCGCGTCGGCGATGTGTTCTCCTTATTGACAATAATCAGGTCAGACTCGCCATCAAACAGGGTGGGATAAAGAGGCAGTCACCTTGATAGTCGAGTGTTCGTTTGCTTTCATGGTCAGGTAATCGTATCTCATACCCGTTTGACACACCCTTCTCCTAGAGGAAGCCGTCCACACCGGGGTGTCATGGTTCGAGATactcatcttcatcaatgaACTGGTAGACTGGCATGTTGTAATGTGatgtttcttccattcctgtGTGTAAAGGATTAAAAGGTTACAAGGCATCAAAGAAGTCTGCTACGCTGAAAGGACGCACATTTGTCCGACAGTCGGATTATCTCCCGGAATTAGAAGGTTATAAATAAAACATAGACTGGTACAACAGGTATTTTTTTACACAGGCTCACAACTAGAGCACGCCGCACATGCAGTTAGTTCTGGTATTCTATTTCTCGACACCGTCTCTACGGAGGTCTCGATAGATAAGCCCAGTCTAATTTAAGCTGTACAAAACAAGTGTTATCAGTAGCTATGAGGCCTGTTTTCATCATCACAGATGCATAAGTCTCCCAAAACTCATTGTCGGCTTGTCCCACAGTTAAGTATCAATTTCGGATTCTTCATGACGTAGGGTAAGATCTGATCACGGGATGGTCTAGCCCCGACGTCGCTGAAAGATAGGGATACACAGAAAACATCAGCTACACTGACATCAAACCATTGCACGAGTCGGGCTAGACTCATACCACTTTAAGGTAATGCATATCCTTGGCCCACTGCCCCATGCATCAAGCAGCTATTGTTGCAGCTCTCCCGTCTCCCTGAAACTCATCCCCTCATGCAACCTTCCCGAGCGGGCTTTGGTCCATTTGATACATGGAGAGCGATCACTGCGGATACGCGAATTTTTTCAATTCCGGACAGTGTCTTAGACGTCGTCTTTGAGAGATGCGGTCAAGGATATATGAGCCAGTCATATCAGCCAGACAGAGACATTGCGGTGGAAGTGTCGTAGTAATGTATCACAGCGTCGCTGGATGTCTTTGCCAAGATTGTTGGATGCATGCGACTTGGCACAGGGTAATACGATAGCCACCTTGCCTGGACCGACGGTGACCGGCTACGGCAAGCCAAGTGTTGTACCGATCGTGTACTAGCAAGACATGTACGGACTCCGAGAGGAAATTGCTATTGTCAGAGATTTAGATTCAAGGTACAGCCTTATAAAGATATGCCCCAAAAGTAGAAACACCAGTCATGTATCATGTGGTGGATCGCCGATAGGGTCATTCGCTAAACGAACCAGGGCAACAACTTTTGGTGCACACCTTTTGTCCAGTGCCCGCGTGGTGTTGCCCGGGTTGACCAACAATGACGGGGCATCGTGATATAGATTTACAAAGGAACACTCTTCACTGGGAGTGCAGAATATCAGAAAAAATGGATTCAAGACAATCACCAGACACAATGCCCGCTCAAAAGCAAtaaaatgaagaataatataaataGGCCCTATAGATATCCTTTAGGTGTATACCTATCATCAAGCTTACCACTATCAGTTCACCTGAAGCTATGCGTCTACTTCTACCCTTCCTCGTTCTGCCTTTGGCAACCCTGGATGTGCCTCCGCCTCAAGATGTCTCTGCAGTTAACTCAGTAGCTGCCCTTAGACTTGCAGAACTTAATAAACCGAAAGGGGATTTTATTCGCTCCTGCAAAGACGTGAAGCTCGAcgggaagaaagatgataTGCATGAACTGATTGCAACGTGCGCGGCCGGCAATGGGACCGAAATTACTTCCAAATTAGATTTAAGCTATTGTTACTCTTCTCTATCAGCTGGAGGAAATAAGTACGTATCCCCTTGCTGTTAATATACGTTCTAGACCGTCTTCAAAGGTGTCCTAGCTAACTAAAGATAGTGTCAATCCCAAGAAAGCTGATGATGCGACTTGTTCCAAGTGTAAGCTTTTGGGACCTACATTGCTCGAGTGCATATGTCAACGAAAGCCGGGAAATGGTCGGACCATCTTTCTACTCGGTGAgtttcttttccatgtcaCATACAAGTGCTTCTTCTAATGATTGCGCTCAAGATCAAGAGCTGTGGAATGATCACGGTTACCTCCGATGCGAAAAAGGCAAGGGTCAGCGCATCTAAGGCATCCTTCTATGGTATGCGCGTGAGCCTGGCTTGGCTGAATACTTTGAGGCTGTCTCTTTTATGTTTATATGAAGAGCGGGACAAGCAGCAATTTAACTTGGTAACGCTCTAGCCAGTGAGGATATAGGATGCCACTGTGGGATTGGAGAGTCATATCAAGGGAGTCAGGTATTCGAGTGGCTGGCCTTTTATGAATTGCTATGCTCAGAACTGTGTTCTCCCTGTATGTATGAATATTTATGATATATTTACTCCTTATGAAGCTTTCGACTATAGCCTGTGATGATGTAAGACAGTGAAAACAGTGGTAAAGAGTTAAAGCAGGGTAAGACCACCACTACCAGCGAATTCATATCTATCATACTGTTATAAACCTATCGCAAAAGGCTGTTTGCTATAGACTCCATCGAAAGCGATCATCTCATCACCATCTTAATCTGGAGCCTAAAGTTTGTTCTGATACAGTTGCTGCGACGAGAGTTCTGGATCGTTGGTACCCAATCTTTTCGATGCTCTGCTGTGTAACTGAACCACGGAGGCCTCCCACAATAGGCCGCGCGGAGTGGCAGTTCCAAGAAGCAGTTCTACGGTTCATGTCTAACGAGACACGCACGTCATTGGCCTCGGCGAATCCTTGTAAGGCAGGATGTTGGATGCCAAGCGGAATTCTACCGAAAGGCAAAGCCACCGAGGCAATGGCCTTATTTTTGGTAATTTTATGCATTTTACGAAGCGGATAAAGCCGACACAAGCTGACATAATCTGCACCGCCATAAGCCTCCTTCAAGGGCACCGCCACGTCGCCACCATAACCGAGAAAACTCTCAAGACCAAAGTCCCGACAGGGCTCATCCCAACAAACCTTACAAGACGCAGGATTCCGTCAAAATCGCCCAATTAGCTCTCTGGGGGAAATGAAGCCAAAGCAGCCAAGACTATCAACGTCATCCTGTACGGCAATCAGGACTGGATCGCAATATCCACCACGTCGACTGGACAAATGCCAAATCCACAAAAACCGGGACTGACGGACGATCGTCCTATCATTCGATGGCAGCCTAGAGCAGTGGTCCTGGGGCGAGACTGGTTTTTGAGGGAAATCGAGGCTATTCATAGAAATATGGCAAAGTGTGCTGTGGGTCAGGACAGGGGAGTTGTGGCCTTGGCAACGCAACTTGCGGCCTCGAGCGAGACTACTCTCCGTGCTAAAAGTGTGCTAGAGTGTCCTAGACAGCTCTTCGTCCTGGATAGTAGTCTAAAGTGACGTGTATCATGACCTCATCGTACAATTTGGCGTGCTTGAAGTCAAGAGATACTACACCTTCCGACCAAGACATCACCAGATGGGGAGAACGAGCAACCTCTTTCAATCCCACATGGAAGCCTCCGGAAAACGGCTGTGGAGCCGTGGATCCAAGCACACTTTACTGTGAAACGTAAGTCGGGCGACCAAGTCCGCGGTGATTCGTGGCTGTGGTCTCCATTCTAGTGCATTGCCACTGGAGCCGTAACTGCGACTTGTTATGCCGATCCAATTCTATCATCAATACAGGGCAGAGCAGAGAATATTTAAGGAGCCTAGTACTCTCCAGATTTTACGGAAAATTATTCAGTTCATCAATCACCAATCTAATCTGTGGATTAccttcttccatctcagAAGATATCAATCACTTCCATACTTCTACCTCCACACTCCTCAAAAAACCATCTACATTCTATACACAACTCCTTCAAAATGCAGTTGACTCTTCTCACCACCCTGCTCGTCGCCACCTCCGCCCTGGCTGCTCCCCAGATCGACAACCTCGTCTCCCAGGCGGAAGGTATCGCCCAGACCGCTGTGAACGGCGGCCAGAGCATCGCCTCCGACATTGCCAGCGCTGCCACCTCCATCGCTTCCGCCGCTGAGACCGGTGTCCCCGGCGCTGCCTCATCCATCACCTCTGCCGCGGGCGCCGCCGCCTCCAGCGCAGAGAGCTGGGGCTCCTCCGTCGCTTCCGACGCCCAGAGCAGGGCCTCCTCCATCGCATCCGAGGCCAGCTCCAAGCTGAGCGACAGCCTGACCACCCTGACCGGCACCAACGGCCAGCCCACTTCCACCGGCCTCGTCTCTACCACCTCCGCCAGCGGAACCGAGACCACCACTGCCACAagcacctccaccaccggtacttcttcttcctcttcctcttcctcctcagctGGCAgtgcctcctccaccagcagcgACGGTGCAGGTGCCATGCCCACTCCTTTCAGCTTCGGTGCCGGTGTCGCCGGTGTCGCCGGTGTCCTGGGTGTCATGGCTGCTCTGTAAACGAACCACGAATAACATGCTAGAACCGTCGCTATTTTTGGTACGAAATACTATGTTACACTATACCATGATTGAAGCGGGAAATAATATCCTTCGGTTACGACACGTTAATGGGAATCATGGCGTTTTTCTTCTGAGATCTTATGTACATGGATATACATTTTGAGTTCTGACATACATATACTTTTCTGATATTATATCTCTAGTAATGCAAGTTTTACTAGTatgatttttcttctttgtaGAGAGGCTGTAGTTCGGTATACCATCTGAAACACCGATTAATAAAACCTAAGTTGAGATCGAAAttcaaaagaaagaaagtgtTTCATTTATTTAGCAGAATTACCCCTGGTTCATGgggtttctttgttgacAACACAGTTCTTTGATTTAGGCACTGATGATTCGTTATTTCCGATCCAACCAATTCTTTGGGATTGATTCTAATCGAACACAGGACAAAACATCTACA from Aspergillus oryzae RIB40 DNA, chromosome 7 includes the following:
- a CDS encoding uncharacterized protein (predicted protein); this encodes MAGSSNPREPARFKFLEVFIPLPKEYHTFYDKLEQMKDRLTAHKSQLDQTTPLNPGYYDLYFKVIEDENDETLELIRKLEARKKKQNIGEIIRICVPEDVRVDWDGMTPAQEKPEDGRKYVRYQNLWYNEGFLTCYNAVMLMVNGLLEDAVRMQEAEVRRRLQNPNPYCPPQEPEWNFFIKEESDDGHT
- a CDS encoding putative GPI anchored protein (predicted protein); translation: MQLTLLTTLLVATSALAAPQIDNLVSQAEGIAQTAVNGGQSIASDIASAATSIASAAETGVPGAASSITSAAGAAASSAESWGSSVASDAQSRASSIASEASSKLSDSLTTLTGTNGQPTSTGLVSTTSASGTETTTATSTSTTGTSSSSSSSSSAGSASSTSSDGAGAMPTPFSFGAGVAGVAGVLGVMAAL
- a CDS encoding uncharacterized protein (predicted protein); translated protein: MRLLLPFLVLPLATLDVPPPQDVSAVNSVAALRLAELNKPKGDFIRSCKDVKLDGKKDDMHELIATCAAGNGTEITSKLDLSYCYSSLSAGGNNGKELKQGKTTTTSEFISIILL